From a region of the Rhodothermales bacterium genome:
- a CDS encoding T9SS type A sorting domain-containing protein encodes MMRIVVGIPLIMIAVGVQAQSPGFLWANPAGGPSNDRGAAVVVDADGNACVAGTVAYETVFGDTTVTAGFADSFVAKYAPDGDLIWVRLGGGPDLDRGHSIGADGFGNLYSTGFFRGSASFGVHTVVSAGRNDIFVVKYDADGEVVWARRAGGIGDDSGLGIAVSAAGDRVAVTGYFENSADFSGTPLTTSSESDIFVAVYDGSGALAWARQAGAADDYDDRGVDVALTDAGDVVVTGVFEESATFGTTQLIGFDSEESFVARYTLSGDLDWVAQISGDGDETVSGVAIDGLDHIFVAGGFGNTLTIGDSTRFNPEANADVFLARFSAGGTLDWVRQVGGRLRGRASSVAADLDDHIIISGDFQGDLEFDDVVLTHHGGSDIFIAVYDAAGRYRWARQAGGAGSPRSFGTAVNQAGEVFVTGDFIDTTHFDGFTISQVNLEDVFVAKLETVTGTGVEGPRPSASGGQLSVYPDPFEQQTSISFRLPRPQRHVTLSMYDVLGRRVWKWNKGYQGEGAYSVDFDGHGLASGVYFCRLETEEFAYTRPMIRSK; translated from the coding sequence ATGATGCGAATTGTTGTCGGTATTCCGCTGATCATGATAGCCGTAGGTGTACAAGCACAATCACCAGGATTTCTCTGGGCGAACCCGGCCGGAGGTCCATCCAACGACCGTGGCGCAGCCGTTGTCGTCGATGCCGACGGCAACGCGTGTGTAGCGGGGACCGTGGCCTACGAGACCGTCTTCGGCGATACGACTGTGACCGCGGGGTTTGCTGACTCCTTCGTTGCCAAGTACGCTCCAGATGGCGATCTCATCTGGGTTCGTCTCGGCGGAGGGCCCGATCTCGACCGTGGTCACTCGATCGGTGCCGACGGTTTCGGTAATCTGTACTCGACGGGATTCTTCCGCGGATCTGCAAGTTTTGGAGTCCACACCGTGGTGTCTGCAGGGCGAAATGACATCTTCGTTGTGAAGTATGACGCAGATGGTGAGGTAGTCTGGGCACGGCGCGCGGGCGGAATTGGGGACGACTCCGGACTTGGGATCGCGGTCAGCGCGGCAGGTGATAGGGTAGCAGTAACGGGCTACTTCGAGAACTCGGCAGATTTCAGCGGTACGCCGCTCACAACATCCTCTGAATCGGATATCTTCGTGGCCGTGTACGACGGCAGCGGGGCGCTTGCATGGGCACGGCAGGCTGGCGCTGCTGACGATTATGACGATCGGGGAGTTGATGTCGCGTTGACGGATGCGGGAGATGTGGTCGTGACCGGGGTGTTCGAGGAATCGGCGACGTTCGGTACGACGCAATTGATCGGGTTCGACTCTGAAGAGTCATTTGTCGCCAGGTACACGTTGAGTGGCGATTTGGACTGGGTCGCTCAAATCTCCGGTGACGGCGACGAGACGGTTAGTGGTGTCGCAATCGATGGGCTGGACCACATCTTCGTAGCGGGCGGGTTTGGCAACACACTGACCATTGGCGACTCCACGCGCTTCAATCCCGAGGCAAACGCCGATGTGTTTCTGGCGAGGTTTAGCGCCGGTGGAACACTCGATTGGGTGCGGCAGGTTGGTGGCCGTTTACGTGGACGCGCATCGTCCGTGGCGGCCGATCTCGACGATCACATAATCATCTCGGGTGATTTTCAGGGCGATCTGGAATTCGATGATGTGGTGCTAACGCATCACGGCGGGTCCGACATTTTTATTGCGGTCTACGATGCGGCCGGGCGCTACAGGTGGGCCAGGCAGGCTGGAGGAGCAGGGAGTCCTCGGAGCTTCGGAACGGCCGTGAATCAGGCGGGAGAGGTGTTCGTAACGGGAGACTTCATTGACACGACCCACTTCGACGGTTTCACCATTTCACAGGTCAATCTGGAGGATGTGTTCGTAGCGAAACTGGAGACCGTCACCGGAACAGGAGTTGAGGGTCCTCGACCTTCTGCATCGGGTGGGCAGCTTTCGGTGTATCCAGATCCGTTCGAACAGCAGACGTCGATCTCTTTCCGACTTCCACGTCCTCAGCGACACGTAACACTGTCTATGTACGACGTACTTGGCCGTCGCGTCTGGAAGTGGAATAAGGGGTATCAGGGAGAGGGTGCCTATTCAGTTGACTTCGACGGGCATGGCCTTGCATCTGGTGTCTATTTCTGCCGTCTCGAGACGGAGGAGTTCGCTTACACCAGACCCATGATTCGATCAAAATGA
- a CDS encoding T9SS type A sorting domain-containing protein, producing the protein MKSALTALLLIVTLIAVPTSSYAQCVANQGTIVVTLSSADSGNFVYTWQIQNNDGGVGNRLENVYFEIATATPSSPTTSLSTWTTATENMTTFNGSSANWTAFRFDYDSGTQIFNGATETFTYTLDQFVSSIRLRTKQKNGQILDFAEFTSAGSCSLLPVELVSFEARTDGPVVSLYWATATEENTAGFEIQYRRFETFETIGFVEATGTSDELRRYQFDHSIDGPAVGRYRLKMIDLDGTFEYSQQIEVVANLPDGFFISPNYPNPFNPTTQFEIAVERDQEVTVEVFDVTGRSVMALLDARLERNTPYRVAFDAGSLPSGLYIVRSLGETFSSSRVMTLLK; encoded by the coding sequence ATGAAATCCGCCCTTACTGCCTTATTGCTGATTGTTACGCTTATTGCCGTGCCGACTTCAAGTTATGCCCAGTGCGTAGCAAACCAGGGTACCATCGTCGTAACGCTGAGCTCAGCCGACAGCGGCAACTTTGTGTACACCTGGCAAATACAGAACAACGACGGCGGAGTGGGCAACCGGCTCGAAAATGTCTATTTCGAGATTGCCACGGCGACTCCGTCCAGTCCCACAACTTCGCTCTCGACATGGACAACGGCTACCGAAAATATGACAACATTCAACGGCAGCTCGGCCAACTGGACGGCATTCAGATTCGATTACGACTCGGGTACACAGATCTTCAACGGCGCGACTGAGACCTTCACATATACACTCGATCAGTTCGTCAGCAGCATTCGCCTTCGAACCAAGCAGAAGAATGGCCAGATTCTGGATTTCGCCGAATTCACCAGTGCGGGCAGTTGCTCGCTGCTTCCAGTCGAGCTGGTATCTTTTGAAGCAAGAACGGACGGACCCGTCGTCTCCCTTTACTGGGCCACGGCTACCGAAGAGAATACAGCAGGGTTCGAGATCCAATACCGCCGATTCGAGACCTTTGAGACTATCGGCTTCGTCGAGGCCACCGGCACGTCGGACGAGTTGCGGCGCTATCAGTTCGACCATTCGATTGATGGTCCAGCAGTCGGCAGGTACAGACTGAAGATGATCGACCTGGACGGGACGTTCGAATACTCTCAGCAGATTGAGGTAGTGGCCAATCTGCCGGACGGATTCTTCATTTCGCCAAATTACCCGAACCCCTTCAACCCGACGACTCAATTCGAAATCGCTGTCGAGCGTGATCAGGAGGTGACCGTTGAAGTATTTGACGTGACGGGACGGAGCGTTATGGCACTGCTCGATGCCCGTCTCGAACGAAACACGCCATACCGAGTCGCCTTTGACGCCGGCTCGCTCCCGAGCGGACTCTACATTGTTCGGAGCCTCGGCGAGACGTTCTCATCCAGCCGCGTGATGACTCTGCTGAAGTAG
- a CDS encoding S9 family peptidase: MRFRATTLFLLLVVSTASAQVDEASFVSIDRLFATAEFFPDFTGPMQWDDSGLSYTKVQRSDAVDGAQDIIRYMLADGSEEVIVSAQWLIPEGSDAALRIEAYTWAPDGKRLLIYTNSARVWRRNTRGDYWVLNLETKRLHKLAAFAEPSTTMFAKFAPVGNKVAYVVEKNIYVEDPDSGKIVQLTSDGSDTVVNGTFDWVYEEELSLRDGFQWSPSGKHVAYWQLDMTGVGEFLMINNTDSIYSFVIPVQYPKVGTTNSAARVGVVSADGGATKWMDVPGDPRENYIARMGWAGRDDAIILQQLNRLQNTNTVMIGDIVTGGMKTIYVDRDEAWLEVYSGPDRSAESVTWLDDGNSFTWVTESFGWRHVYVIDRDGSASRLVTKGDFDIASLELIDDENGWIYYIASPDNPTQRYLYRSRLDGSGEAERLTPADQSGWHGYSVAPGAKYAVHRYSSFGTPTITEIVSLPDHNVVTTLVDNARLKKTVAGLSRGEFEFFRVAVEDGTELDGYMMFPPDFDSTKKYPVLFYVYGEPWGQTATDSWGGRNYLWHTMLTQKGYIVASVDNRGTPSLRGRDWRKVVYGQIGILSSADQREAAVAIANRPYVDAERIGVWGWSGGGSMTLNLMFRSPDVYSTGMSVAPVPDQLLYDTIYQERYMGLPDDNAEGYRLGSPITYADQLEGNLLIVHGTGDDNVHYQGAERLINALIAANKQFTMLAYPNRSHGIFEGRNTSRHHFTLMTNYLLDNLPAGPR; encoded by the coding sequence ATGAGATTCCGAGCCACGACACTGTTCCTGCTTCTCGTTGTCAGTACCGCATCCGCCCAGGTTGATGAGGCGAGTTTCGTCAGCATCGACCGCCTGTTTGCAACCGCCGAGTTCTTTCCCGATTTCACCGGACCGATGCAATGGGACGATAGCGGTCTTTCCTACACGAAAGTGCAACGGTCAGATGCTGTCGACGGCGCACAGGATATCATTCGATATATGCTCGCTGATGGATCCGAAGAAGTGATCGTTTCGGCACAATGGCTGATACCGGAAGGCAGCGATGCCGCACTGCGCATCGAGGCGTATACCTGGGCCCCCGATGGCAAGCGACTTCTCATCTACACGAATTCGGCTCGAGTCTGGCGCCGGAATACGCGAGGCGATTACTGGGTGCTGAATCTGGAGACAAAGCGACTGCACAAGCTCGCTGCCTTCGCGGAGCCATCGACGACCATGTTCGCGAAGTTCGCTCCGGTCGGCAACAAGGTGGCCTATGTGGTTGAGAAGAACATCTACGTGGAAGACCCTGATTCCGGCAAGATCGTGCAGCTCACTTCAGACGGCTCGGACACCGTGGTCAACGGAACGTTTGACTGGGTATACGAGGAAGAGCTCTCACTCCGAGACGGATTCCAGTGGAGTCCCAGCGGCAAACACGTCGCATACTGGCAGCTGGACATGACAGGCGTCGGGGAGTTTCTGATGATCAATAACACCGACTCCATCTACTCGTTCGTAATACCTGTGCAATACCCGAAGGTCGGCACGACTAACTCGGCTGCGCGCGTCGGAGTGGTGAGCGCCGACGGCGGTGCGACAAAGTGGATGGATGTGCCCGGCGATCCACGTGAAAATTACATCGCACGCATGGGGTGGGCCGGCCGCGACGACGCCATTATTCTGCAACAACTGAATCGCCTGCAGAATACCAACACCGTCATGATTGGCGACATAGTTACCGGCGGCATGAAGACGATCTATGTCGATCGGGACGAAGCCTGGCTGGAGGTTTATTCGGGTCCGGACCGCTCTGCCGAATCGGTGACATGGCTTGACGACGGCAACAGCTTTACGTGGGTGACCGAGAGTTTCGGCTGGCGCCATGTGTACGTCATCGACCGTGACGGGAGTGCATCTCGACTCGTAACGAAGGGTGACTTTGACATTGCTTCGCTCGAGCTGATCGACGATGAAAACGGTTGGATTTATTACATCGCTTCGCCTGACAACCCAACACAGCGCTACCTCTACCGGTCGCGTCTGGACGGAAGCGGTGAGGCTGAGCGATTGACACCGGCCGATCAGTCTGGTTGGCACGGCTACAGCGTCGCGCCGGGTGCGAAGTACGCGGTGCATCGTTACTCATCTTTTGGTACGCCGACGATCACGGAGATCGTCAGTTTGCCCGATCACAACGTCGTCACCACGCTCGTTGATAACGCGCGACTGAAGAAGACGGTCGCCGGCCTCTCTCGAGGCGAGTTCGAATTCTTCAGGGTCGCCGTCGAGGACGGAACAGAGCTCGACGGCTACATGATGTTTCCGCCGGACTTCGATAGCACGAAGAAGTACCCGGTACTCTTCTATGTGTACGGAGAACCCTGGGGCCAGACCGCCACCGACTCGTGGGGCGGGCGCAATTATCTCTGGCACACGATGCTCACCCAGAAAGGCTACATCGTTGCCTCCGTTGACAACAGGGGTACGCCGTCCTTGCGGGGACGCGACTGGCGAAAGGTGGTCTACGGACAAATCGGGATACTTTCGTCAGCCGACCAACGCGAAGCAGCCGTGGCGATCGCGAACCGGCCTTACGTAGATGCTGAACGAATCGGGGTCTGGGGATGGAGCGGAGGAGGGTCCATGACGCTGAACCTCATGTTTCGCTCGCCCGACGTGTACAGCACGGGCATGTCGGTCGCGCCGGTACCGGATCAACTGCTCTATGACACGATCTATCAGGAGCGCTACATGGGCCTTCCAGATGACAACGCGGAGGGCTATCGGCTCGGCTCACCGATCACGTATGCGGATCAGCTCGAGGGAAACCTGTTGATCGTCCATGGAACCGGAGATGACAACGTCCACTACCAGGGAGCGGAGCGATTGATCAATGCGCTGATCGCGGCCAACAAGCAGTTTACGATGCTGGCGTATCCGAACCGATCGCACGGAATCTTCGAGGGCCGCAACACGTCGCGACATCACTTTACGCTCATGACGAATTATCTGCTGGATAATCTTCCCGCGGGCCCCAGGTAG
- a CDS encoding GNAT family N-acetyltransferase, which translates to MALLTHVASPDRWPDIEALFGERGACGGCWCMVWRHPRKVFDAGKGLTNKDLLKELVHGDRPPGVLGYHGKNPVGWCAVAPRTEYGFLSRSRVLAPVDDKPVWSVSCLFIEKKHRRQGLSVDMLKAAVALAVEYGATTVEGYPIDPATDRSPDAFVWTGLLTAFLAAGFVEVARRSETRPIVRYVTG; encoded by the coding sequence ATGGCTCTCCTAACTCACGTCGCATCTCCCGACCGATGGCCGGATATCGAGGCGCTGTTTGGCGAGCGCGGTGCATGCGGCGGATGCTGGTGCATGGTCTGGCGACATCCGCGCAAAGTGTTCGACGCTGGAAAGGGGCTGACTAATAAGGACCTGCTTAAAGAACTGGTGCATGGCGACCGACCTCCAGGCGTGCTCGGATATCATGGTAAGAATCCAGTCGGCTGGTGCGCCGTCGCGCCGCGAACCGAGTACGGGTTTCTCTCCAGATCTCGTGTACTGGCGCCGGTGGACGATAAGCCGGTGTGGTCCGTCTCGTGTCTGTTCATCGAGAAGAAACACAGACGACAGGGATTGTCGGTGGATATGTTGAAAGCGGCAGTCGCCCTTGCCGTTGAATACGGCGCGACGACAGTAGAGGGGTATCCGATTGATCCGGCGACAGATCGATCCCCCGACGCGTTTGTCTGGACCGGTCTCCTGACCGCGTTCCTTGCGGCAGGCTTCGTCGAGGTGGCGCGGAGGTCCGAGACCCGACCGATCGTTCGCTATGTCACAGGGTGA
- a CDS encoding mechanosensitive ion channel family protein has product MQDMWTVIAGYFTAERAVSYAQAALLLVVGYFVARLVRSAVGRILAHAAKHQTLIFRRFAFYITFGVFIASALVAVGFDVRVLLGTAGILTVAIGFAAQTSASNFISGLFLLGENPFSIGDVIKVGSTSGEVLAIDLMSVKIRTFDNLFVRVPNEQLIKTEITNLTRFPIRRADVQLSIAYKDDMRRAIEVLKSVSDANELCLTEPEPLFIFKAFGDSGLEFQYSVWAMRENFLALRNSIQIEIKDAFDEAGIEIPFPHTSLYAGTVTDAFPIRIVEGKEAITGLD; this is encoded by the coding sequence ATGCAAGACATGTGGACAGTGATCGCAGGTTATTTCACCGCCGAGCGCGCCGTCTCCTACGCGCAGGCCGCGTTGCTTCTGGTCGTCGGCTATTTCGTGGCTCGACTCGTTCGCAGTGCAGTCGGGCGCATTCTCGCCCACGCAGCCAAGCACCAGACGCTGATATTCCGGCGCTTCGCATTCTACATTACGTTCGGCGTCTTCATTGCGTCTGCGCTCGTTGCAGTCGGATTCGACGTGCGCGTACTCCTGGGGACGGCCGGCATTCTGACCGTCGCTATCGGGTTCGCGGCACAAACCTCTGCCTCCAATTTCATCAGCGGCCTCTTCCTTCTGGGAGAGAATCCGTTCTCGATCGGGGACGTCATCAAAGTGGGCAGCACATCCGGTGAGGTGCTTGCGATAGATCTGATGTCTGTCAAGATCCGGACCTTCGACAATCTGTTTGTCCGCGTTCCGAACGAGCAGCTCATAAAGACAGAGATCACGAACCTCACACGCTTTCCGATTCGGCGGGCTGATGTCCAACTCAGCATAGCCTACAAGGACGACATGAGAAGGGCGATCGAGGTGCTGAAGAGCGTTTCGGATGCGAACGAGCTCTGTCTGACCGAGCCCGAGCCACTCTTCATCTTCAAGGCGTTCGGAGATTCCGGACTCGAGTTTCAGTATTCGGTCTGGGCCATGCGCGAGAACTTCCTTGCACTGAGAAATTCGATACAGATCGAGATCAAGGACGCCTTCGACGAGGCCGGTATCGAGATTCCGTTCCCGCACACGTCGCTGTACGCAGGGACCGTCACGGATGCATTCCCGATTCGGATTGTCGAGGGAAAAGAGGCGATCACCGGACTGGATTGA